A single Xiphias gladius isolate SHS-SW01 ecotype Sanya breed wild chromosome 22, ASM1685928v1, whole genome shotgun sequence DNA region contains:
- the LOC120783971 gene encoding lithostathine-1-beta-like yields the protein MTWIEAMSYCREHHIDLVHVTSKDIQEQVAEMAKNATSPHVWLGLRYTCDFNFWFWTRSTTGCYQNWATGQGSERKYDCGATGALEATGRQQWVGLSETEKLNFICYACAE from the coding sequence ATGACATGGATTGAAGCTATGAGTTACTGCAGGGAGCACCATATTGACCTTGTCCATGTTACCAGCAAAGACATTCAAGAACAGGTGGCTGAAATGGCCAAGAACGCCACTTCACCCCACGTTTGGCTTGGACTACGCTACACCTGTGACTTTAACTTTTGGTTTTGGACCAGGTCAACTACTGGCTGTTACCAGAACTGGGCCACCGGACAAGGATCTGAAAGGAAATATGACTGTGGTGCTACAGGTGCCCTTGAGGCCACTGGGAGGCAGCAGTGGGTAGGCTTGTctgagacagaaaaactgaatttcatcTGCTATGCATGTGCTGAATGA
- the LOC120784516 gene encoding retinoic acid receptor RXR-beta-A-like isoform X2, translating into MSSQQPNSSASNSPTTILGSPFSVISPSLNSTVVSPSLGFGPISNSQISSSAPISGMHSISSSEDIKPPFGLRPMPAHSPGIMLSQKRLCVICGDRSSGKHYGVYSCEGCKGFFKRTVRKDLSYTCRDNKECLVDKRQRNRCQYCRYQKCLAMGMKREAVQEERQRNREREGELEFSVGVNEEMPVEKILEAETAVEQKTELHSDGGSAGNSPHDAVTNICQTADKQLFALVEWAKRIPHFSELPLDDQVILLRAGWNELLIASFSHRSIALKDGVLLASELQRDSTHSAGVGAIFDRESVQSAEVGAIFDRVLTELVNKMRDMAMDKTELGCLRAIVLFNPDAKGLSNTSEVELLREKVYASLEAYCKQKYPEQQGRFAKLLLRLPALRSIGLKCLEHLFFFKLIGDTPIDTFLMEMLEAPHQLS; encoded by the exons ATGTCCTCACAGCAGCCCAACAGCTCAGCCTCCAACAGCCCCACCACCATCTTGGGTTCTCCTTTCTCAGTGATCAGTCCCTCACTTAACTCCACAGTTGTCTCACCCTCTCTGGGATTTGGACCCATCAGCAACAGTCAG ATCTCATCCTCAGCACCCATATCAGGGATGCACTCGATCAGCAGCTCAGAGGATATCAAGCCTCCATTTGGCCTGAGGCCCATGCCAGCTCACAGCCCTGGAATAATGTTGTCTCAGAAACGCCTGTGTGTCATCTGTGGAGACCGCTCTTCTG gaaaacattatGGAGTGTACAGCTGTGAGGGTTGCAAAGGCTTCTTCAAACGAACTGTGCGCAAAGACCTGAGCTACACCTGCAGGGATAACAAAGAATGCCTGGTCGACAAACGCCAGCGCAATCGCTGCCAGTACTGCCGCTACCAGAAGTGCCTGGCCATGGGCATGAAGAGGGAAG CGGTCCAGGAGGAGCGCCAGAGGAACCGAGAGCGTGAAGGAGAGCTGGAGTTCAGTGTTGGAGTGAATGAGGAGATGCCTGTGGAGAAGATTTTGGAGGCAGAGACAGCAGTGGAGCAGAAGACTGAGCTTCATTCTGATGGAGGCTCTGCAGGCAACTCT CCCCATGATGCAGTTACCAACATCTGTCAGACTGCAGACAAACAACTGTTTGCCTTGGTGGAGTGGGCAAAGAGAATCCCGCATTTCTCCGAACTGCCCCTTGATGACCAGGTCATCCTTCTGCGTGCAG GGTGGAATGAGCTCCTCATTGCCTCGTTCTCCCATCGCTCCATTGCTTTGAAGGATGGAGTTCTCCTGGCATCTGAGCTGCAGCGCGACAGTACACACAGTGCAGGAGTTGGAGCCATTTTTGACAG GGAGAGTGTGCAGAGTGCAGAGGTCGGCGCCATATTTGACAG GGTTCTTACTGAGCTCGTCAATAAAATGAGAGATATGGCAATGGACAAAACAGAGCTGGGCTGCCTCCGAGCCATCGTCCTCTTCAACCCAG ATGCTAAAGGGCTCTCCAACACCAGTGAGGTGGAGCTACTGAGAGAAAAGGTCTATGCATCATTGGAAGCCTACTGCAAACAGAAATACCCAGAGCAGCAGGGAAG GTTTGCTAAGCTGCTTCTTCGACTGCCAGCACTGCGATCCATTGGCTTGAAGTGCTTGGAGCATCTCTTCTTCTTTAAGCTGATCGGTGACACACCTATTGACACTTTCCTCATGGAAATGCTTGAAGCTCCCCATCAGTTGTCTTAG
- the LOC120784516 gene encoding retinoic acid receptor RXR-beta-A-like isoform X1, whose product MSSQQPNSSASNSPTTILGSPFSVISPSLNSTVVSPSLGFGPISNSQISSSAPISGMHSISSSEDIKPPFGLRPMPAHSPGIMLSQKRLCVICGDRSSGKHYGVYSCEGCKGFFKRTVRKDLSYTCRDNKECLVDKRQRNRCQYCRYQKCLAMGMKREVIKHVKWIKEDGKDEGWMTVQEERQRNREREGELEFSVGVNEEMPVEKILEAETAVEQKTELHSDGGSAGNSPHDAVTNICQTADKQLFALVEWAKRIPHFSELPLDDQVILLRAGWNELLIASFSHRSIALKDGVLLASELQRDSTHSAGVGAIFDRESVQSAEVGAIFDRVLTELVNKMRDMAMDKTELGCLRAIVLFNPDAKGLSNTSEVELLREKVYASLEAYCKQKYPEQQGRFAKLLLRLPALRSIGLKCLEHLFFFKLIGDTPIDTFLMEMLEAPHQLS is encoded by the exons ATGTCCTCACAGCAGCCCAACAGCTCAGCCTCCAACAGCCCCACCACCATCTTGGGTTCTCCTTTCTCAGTGATCAGTCCCTCACTTAACTCCACAGTTGTCTCACCCTCTCTGGGATTTGGACCCATCAGCAACAGTCAG ATCTCATCCTCAGCACCCATATCAGGGATGCACTCGATCAGCAGCTCAGAGGATATCAAGCCTCCATTTGGCCTGAGGCCCATGCCAGCTCACAGCCCTGGAATAATGTTGTCTCAGAAACGCCTGTGTGTCATCTGTGGAGACCGCTCTTCTG gaaaacattatGGAGTGTACAGCTGTGAGGGTTGCAAAGGCTTCTTCAAACGAACTGTGCGCAAAGACCTGAGCTACACCTGCAGGGATAACAAAGAATGCCTGGTCGACAAACGCCAGCGCAATCGCTGCCAGTACTGCCGCTACCAGAAGTGCCTGGCCATGGGCATGAAGAGGGAAG TGATCAAACATGTAAAGTGGATAAAAGAAGATGGAAAAGATGAGGGATGGATGA CGGTCCAGGAGGAGCGCCAGAGGAACCGAGAGCGTGAAGGAGAGCTGGAGTTCAGTGTTGGAGTGAATGAGGAGATGCCTGTGGAGAAGATTTTGGAGGCAGAGACAGCAGTGGAGCAGAAGACTGAGCTTCATTCTGATGGAGGCTCTGCAGGCAACTCT CCCCATGATGCAGTTACCAACATCTGTCAGACTGCAGACAAACAACTGTTTGCCTTGGTGGAGTGGGCAAAGAGAATCCCGCATTTCTCCGAACTGCCCCTTGATGACCAGGTCATCCTTCTGCGTGCAG GGTGGAATGAGCTCCTCATTGCCTCGTTCTCCCATCGCTCCATTGCTTTGAAGGATGGAGTTCTCCTGGCATCTGAGCTGCAGCGCGACAGTACACACAGTGCAGGAGTTGGAGCCATTTTTGACAG GGAGAGTGTGCAGAGTGCAGAGGTCGGCGCCATATTTGACAG GGTTCTTACTGAGCTCGTCAATAAAATGAGAGATATGGCAATGGACAAAACAGAGCTGGGCTGCCTCCGAGCCATCGTCCTCTTCAACCCAG ATGCTAAAGGGCTCTCCAACACCAGTGAGGTGGAGCTACTGAGAGAAAAGGTCTATGCATCATTGGAAGCCTACTGCAAACAGAAATACCCAGAGCAGCAGGGAAG GTTTGCTAAGCTGCTTCTTCGACTGCCAGCACTGCGATCCATTGGCTTGAAGTGCTTGGAGCATCTCTTCTTCTTTAAGCTGATCGGTGACACACCTATTGACACTTTCCTCATGGAAATGCTTGAAGCTCCCCATCAGTTGTCTTAG